In a single window of the Micrococcaceae bacterium Sec5.7 genome:
- a CDS encoding 1,4-dihydroxy-2-naphthoyl-CoA synthase, giving the protein MSNEIPAKVSDVFDPSRWRTVSGFDDFQDMTYHRQVERSAEGSAVRDLPTVRIAFNRPEVRNAFRPGTVDELYRAMDHARMSPDVATVLLTGNGPSPKDGGHSFCSGGDQRIRGRDGYRYADGETQETIDPARAGRLHILEVQRLIRTMPKVVIAVVNGWAAGGGHSLHVVSDLTIASREHGKFKQTDATVGSFDAGYGSALLARQIGQKAAREIFFLAREYSAEDMVRLGAVNEAVDHNRLEDVALEYAADIARQSPQAIRMLKFAFNLADDGLAGQQVFAGEATRLAYMTDEAVEGKEAFLEKRDPDWSKFPHYF; this is encoded by the coding sequence GTGAGCAACGAAATCCCCGCCAAGGTATCCGACGTCTTTGACCCGTCCCGCTGGCGCACCGTGTCAGGCTTCGACGACTTCCAGGACATGACCTACCACCGGCAGGTGGAGCGGTCCGCGGAGGGCTCGGCGGTGCGGGATCTGCCCACCGTACGCATCGCCTTCAACCGGCCCGAGGTCCGCAACGCCTTCCGCCCCGGTACGGTGGACGAGCTGTACCGCGCCATGGACCACGCCCGGATGAGCCCGGACGTGGCCACCGTGCTGCTCACCGGCAACGGCCCCTCCCCCAAGGACGGCGGGCACTCGTTCTGCTCAGGCGGCGACCAGCGGATCCGGGGCCGCGACGGGTACAGGTACGCAGACGGCGAAACCCAGGAAACAATCGACCCTGCGCGCGCCGGCCGGCTCCACATCCTTGAAGTCCAGCGGCTCATACGCACCATGCCCAAGGTGGTGATCGCCGTCGTGAACGGGTGGGCGGCCGGCGGCGGGCACTCGCTGCATGTGGTCTCGGACCTCACCATCGCTTCCCGCGAGCATGGCAAGTTCAAGCAGACGGACGCCACCGTGGGAAGTTTCGACGCCGGTTACGGCTCAGCGCTGTTGGCCCGCCAGATCGGCCAGAAAGCTGCCCGGGAGATCTTCTTCCTCGCCCGCGAATACTCCGCCGAGGACATGGTCCGGCTGGGCGCGGTGAACGAGGCCGTTGACCACAACCGCCTCGAGGACGTGGCGCTGGAGTACGCCGCGGACATCGCCCGCCAGTCCCCGCAGGCCATCCGCATGCTCAAGTTCGCCTTCAACCTGGCGGACGACGGCCTGGCCGGCCAGCAGGTCTTCGCCGGCGAAGCCACGCGCCTGGCCTACATGACCGACGAGGCCGTGGAAGGCAAGGAAGCCTTCCTCGAGAAGCGCGATCCCGACTGGTCCAAATTCCCGCACTACTTCTAA
- a CDS encoding AMP-binding protein — protein MNIEPALTAITAALHGEGPAVELSDGPDGNPVVAFVETGVLRAAGFEDAAVVVRTSGSTGAPKATVLTVEALAASSMATALALKGEGQWLLALPVQYVAGVQVLVRSLFAGTRPWAMDMRNGFTPEAFTAGALELTDKMRFTSLVPTQLQRLLDSPSPETIAVLRRFNGILLGGAPASASLLAAARDAAIRVVTTYGASETCGGCIYDGMPLDGVEVRLENPAVAGASSVAGRILLGGDVVAAGYLGAPDQTARTFFVHDGVRWYRTHDLGSLDADGKLTVLGRADDVIITGGLKVSATHVQEELEKSDGVLAAFVTGVQSEEWGQAVAAFVAVADGGAGDTGSGQTAVELAQEWHRTLGVLAPKTILPAAALIMLPNGKPDRLAMTAQLNALHQGK, from the coding sequence GTGAATATTGAACCCGCCCTCACTGCCATCACTGCTGCCCTCCACGGTGAGGGGCCGGCCGTCGAACTGTCCGACGGTCCGGACGGCAATCCGGTGGTTGCGTTTGTTGAAACCGGCGTGCTCCGGGCCGCCGGATTTGAAGACGCCGCTGTTGTGGTCCGCACGTCCGGATCCACGGGTGCGCCCAAGGCCACCGTCCTGACAGTGGAGGCCCTCGCCGCTTCGTCGATGGCCACCGCGCTGGCGCTCAAGGGCGAGGGCCAATGGCTGCTGGCCCTCCCCGTGCAATATGTGGCCGGGGTGCAGGTGCTGGTCCGCTCGCTCTTCGCCGGAACCCGCCCCTGGGCCATGGACATGCGAAACGGCTTCACGCCGGAAGCGTTTACCGCCGGCGCGCTGGAGCTGACGGACAAGATGCGGTTCACCTCGCTCGTCCCCACCCAGCTGCAACGGCTCCTGGACTCCCCGTCGCCGGAAACCATCGCCGTGCTGCGGCGCTTCAACGGCATCCTGCTGGGTGGTGCGCCTGCTTCTGCATCGCTCCTGGCTGCGGCCCGCGACGCCGCCATCCGGGTGGTCACCACCTACGGTGCATCGGAGACCTGCGGCGGCTGCATTTACGACGGCATGCCGCTGGACGGTGTGGAAGTCCGGCTGGAAAACCCCGCCGTGGCGGGTGCTTCCTCTGTGGCAGGCCGCATCCTCCTGGGCGGGGATGTGGTGGCGGCAGGCTATCTGGGGGCCCCGGATCAGACCGCAAGGACTTTCTTCGTGCACGACGGTGTCCGCTGGTACCGCACCCACGATCTCGGTTCCCTGGACGCTGACGGGAAGCTCACTGTCCTGGGCCGCGCCGACGACGTCATCATCACCGGCGGACTCAAAGTCTCCGCCACGCACGTGCAGGAAGAGCTGGAGAAGTCCGACGGCGTGCTGGCGGCTTTTGTGACCGGCGTGCAGTCCGAGGAATGGGGCCAGGCTGTTGCAGCCTTTGTGGCGGTGGCTGACGGCGGCGCCGGGGACACCGGCAGTGGCCAAACCGCCGTCGAACTCGCGCAGGAATGGCATCGGACGCTCGGCGTGCTCGCCCCCAAAACGATCCTTCCTGCCGCGGCGCTGATCATGCTCCCGAACGGAAAACCGGACCGGCTGGCCATGACTGCGCAGCTGAACGCACTTCATCAGGGAAAATAG
- a CDS encoding 1,4-dihydroxy-2-naphthoate polyprenyltransferase — MATAAQWIQGARLRTLPAAIAPVLIGSAAAYEMDSFRPVNAVLAAFVALLLQIGVNYANDYSDGIRGTDEDRVGPLRLVGSGAAHPQHVKYAAFGAFAIAMLFGLALVVITQSWWLILVGLGCVVAAWGYTGGKNPYGYMGLGDVFVFVFFGLVATLGTTYTQAGQLSLAAILGAIGTGLIACALLMANNVRDIPTDIQAGKKTLAVRLGDKHARESYVLMLAVAILLVVILAPGRPWMLIALLLIPACLMPAWLMINGRKRKSLIPVLKQTGLINLGYSLLFSLGLVLSHGF; from the coding sequence GTGGCCACAGCCGCACAATGGATCCAAGGCGCGAGACTGCGCACCCTGCCGGCAGCGATCGCGCCTGTACTGATCGGCTCGGCAGCCGCCTACGAAATGGACTCCTTCCGCCCGGTCAACGCCGTGCTGGCCGCGTTCGTGGCTCTCCTGCTGCAGATCGGCGTCAACTACGCCAACGATTACTCGGACGGCATCCGCGGCACCGACGAGGACCGTGTGGGCCCGTTAAGGCTGGTGGGCTCCGGCGCAGCACACCCGCAGCACGTCAAGTACGCCGCGTTCGGTGCGTTCGCAATAGCCATGCTGTTCGGCCTGGCACTCGTGGTCATCACGCAGAGCTGGTGGCTGATCCTGGTGGGCCTTGGATGCGTGGTGGCGGCCTGGGGCTACACCGGAGGCAAAAACCCTTACGGCTACATGGGCCTGGGCGACGTGTTTGTGTTCGTATTCTTCGGCCTGGTGGCCACCCTGGGAACTACCTACACCCAGGCGGGCCAGCTCAGCCTCGCCGCCATTCTGGGCGCCATCGGCACCGGGCTCATCGCCTGCGCGCTGTTGATGGCCAACAATGTGAGGGATATCCCCACCGACATCCAGGCGGGCAAGAAGACGCTGGCAGTGCGGCTGGGCGACAAACACGCCCGCGAAAGCTATGTGCTGATGCTGGCCGTGGCCATCCTGCTGGTGGTGATCCTGGCTCCCGGGCGCCCGTGGATGCTGATCGCGCTGCTTCTGATCCCCGCCTGCCTGATGCCGGCTTGGCTGATGATTAACGGCCGGAAGCGCAAGAGCCTCATCCCGGTGCTGAAGCAGACCGGGCTCATCAATTTGGGCTACAGCCTGCTGTTCTCGCTCGGACTTGTACTGAGCCACGGGTTCTAG
- a CDS encoding DUF4229 domain-containing protein: protein MAFVKYSLIRLALFAPLFALFVVLQLGWLLSVICAGLIAFAVSYLFFQKQRDAATASMHGRFSGKAKPIRSAGEVEDAEAEDRLVDANPDIAVHTDNGRGEARDPRLGPPRDPQEL from the coding sequence GTGGCTTTCGTGAAATACTCCCTGATCCGGCTCGCCCTGTTCGCGCCCCTGTTCGCGCTTTTTGTGGTCCTCCAGCTCGGGTGGCTGTTGTCAGTAATATGCGCGGGCCTGATCGCCTTCGCCGTCAGCTACCTGTTTTTCCAGAAGCAGCGCGATGCGGCCACGGCCTCGATGCACGGGCGCTTCTCTGGCAAAGCCAAACCGATCCGCTCTGCGGGCGAGGTTGAAGACGCCGAGGCCGAGGACCGTCTGGTGGACGCCAATCCGGACATCGCAGTCCACACGGACAACGGGCGCGGGGAGGCCCGAGACCCGCGCCTGGGCCCGCCCCGGGATCCCCAGGAACTCTGA
- a CDS encoding PLD nuclease N-terminal domain-containing protein — protein sequence MLRVVIAVAVLAIFVYGLVDVIRTEARLTRGISKPSWIVVMIVLPVVGAALWFLIGRPRNTPQVQRSYSHPTAPDDDPDFLRNLELRRRNQAEAARLKKLKDDLDAKERNPGGGAGGSGGAGGTRGSGDSGVEGSDGVK from the coding sequence ATGCTCCGTGTTGTTATAGCAGTCGCCGTTCTTGCCATATTTGTCTACGGACTGGTGGACGTGATCCGGACTGAAGCACGCCTCACGAGGGGCATTTCCAAGCCTTCCTGGATCGTTGTGATGATTGTCCTGCCGGTGGTGGGCGCCGCACTCTGGTTCCTGATCGGCCGCCCGCGCAACACTCCCCAGGTTCAGCGGAGCTACAGCCACCCCACCGCCCCGGACGACGACCCCGATTTCCTCCGCAACCTTGAACTCCGCCGCCGCAACCAGGCCGAGGCCGCCCGCTTGAAGAAGCTCAAGGACGACCTCGACGCCAAAGAGCGCAATCCCGGAGGCGGCGCTGGTGGGTCGGGCGGCGCGGGCGGCACCCGCGGAAGCGGCGACTCTGGCGTCGAAGGCAGCGACGGGGTCAAATAG